One region of uncultured Sulfurimonas sp. genomic DNA includes:
- a CDS encoding iron-sulfur cluster assembly scaffold protein codes for MQNKEEVELQAEIGRHMMQPENYGKLEDADCVGMGIDNATKTYVIMYIKRDSSHILDVKFGTNSATQDAATLGSLLTEMIKGQPISEVLVTVLGLEQDLQDAYANIAPPKIDTTKPEGEQVEHISTDHQDSANMVLTSFRAAMRHYDRKQEGIEEEQFEMSIAKTCPYSSGDCTFVQKAKEV; via the coding sequence ATGCAAAACAAAGAAGAAGTAGAGCTCCAAGCAGAGATAGGCAGACACATGATGCAACCTGAAAATTACGGTAAACTCGAAGATGCAGACTGTGTTGGTATGGGAATAGACAATGCTACAAAAACTTATGTGATTATGTATATAAAAAGAGATAGTTCTCATATTTTAGATGTAAAGTTTGGAACAAATTCAGCTACTCAAGATGCCGCTACTCTTGGTTCACTTCTTACTGAGATGATAAAAGGTCAGCCAATATCAGAAGTTTTAGTAACTGTACTTGGATTAGAGCAAGACCTCCAAGATGCTTACGCAAATATAGCACCTCCAAAAATAGACACTACAAAGCCTGAGGGTGAACAAGTTGAGCATATATCAACGGATCATCAAGATAGTGCAAATATGGTACTTACATCTTTTAGAGCAGCGATGCGTCATTATGATCGTAAACAAGAGGGCATTGAAGAAGAACAGTTTGAAATGAGCATAGCTAAAACTTGTCCATACTCAAGTGGAGATTGTACTTTTGTCCAAAAGGCTAAAGAGGTATAA
- a CDS encoding dCMP deaminase family protein → MLSDENFINIAFEIATASKCVSKQVGAVIVKDGRILSTGYNGTPAGFTNCCDHWDGKYTADHHEWSKTYEIHAEMNAIIWAARKGISIEDASIFVTLEPCSECSKNLIASGIKRIVYAKEYEHTHSETISKFIKDNGVSIEKLTPKK, encoded by the coding sequence ATGTTGAGTGATGAGAATTTTATAAATATTGCTTTTGAGATAGCTACAGCTTCTAAGTGCGTATCTAAGCAAGTTGGTGCGGTTATTGTAAAAGATGGTCGCATCTTAAGTACAGGTTATAACGGCACACCTGCTGGATTTACCAACTGTTGCGATCATTGGGATGGTAAGTACACTGCTGATCATCATGAGTGGTCAAAGACTTATGAGATTCACGCAGAGATGAATGCTATCATTTGGGCAGCAAGAAAGGGCATCTCAATAGAAGATGCTTCTATATTTGTAACTCTTGAACCATGTAGCGAGTGTAGTAAAAATCTTATAGCAAGTGGTATCAAAAGAATAGTCTATGCAAAAGAGTATGAACATACTCACTCTGAGACAATTTCAAAATTTATAAAAGACAATGGAGTAAGTATAGAAAAACTTACTCCAAAAAAGTAG
- a CDS encoding peptidylprolyl isomerase produces the protein MYKIFLTIMFALTLNAELVDGVAVVVKGSAITLYDIKEEMKLSRSDAKIATDTLIRKALESQEISERKISVSSGEVYDDIKETAARNKLSVSEFYEAVRNSSGLTSEELKEKIKEKLLSQKLYSAIAYSGLSEPTEDEIKAYFKLHKEDFAHPSGFNVVIYHSKEQQRLQEKIDNPMFYSPEITSNEQELPYDRISPELASLLEKTPINTFTPAVPDGKGGYMSFYIKEIKSAKETGIESVKNQIINMIMAEQREEVLGDYFARLRHNADIKMIRNVE, from the coding sequence ATGTATAAAATATTTTTAACAATTATGTTTGCTTTAACACTTAATGCAGAGCTAGTTGATGGTGTAGCTGTTGTTGTAAAGGGTAGCGCGATAACTCTTTATGATATAAAAGAAGAGATGAAACTATCGCGCTCAGATGCTAAGATAGCTACAGACACATTAATAAGAAAAGCACTTGAAAGTCAAGAGATAAGTGAAAGAAAAATTTCTGTTAGCAGTGGCGAAGTTTATGATGATATAAAAGAAACAGCTGCAAGAAATAAACTTAGTGTAAGTGAGTTTTACGAGGCTGTTAGAAACTCTAGCGGTTTGACTTCAGAGGAGTTAAAAGAGAAGATAAAAGAGAAACTACTTTCTCAAAAACTTTACTCGGCTATTGCTTATAGTGGACTCTCTGAACCCACAGAAGATGAAATAAAAGCATATTTTAAATTGCACAAAGAAGATTTTGCACATCCAAGTGGTTTTAATGTTGTGATATATCACTCCAAAGAGCAACAAAGGCTTCAAGAAAAGATAGATAATCCTATGTTTTACTCTCCTGAAATCACAAGTAACGAGCAAGAACTCCCTTATGATAGAATCTCTCCAGAATTAGCATCTTTACTAGAAAAAACTCCTATAAATACTTTTACTCCTGCTGTCCCTGATGGTAAAGGCGGATATATGAGCTTTTATATAAAAGAGATAAAATCAGCAAAAGAGACAGGTATAGAGAGTGTAAAAAATCAAATTATCAATATGATAATGGCAGAACAAAGAGAAGAAGTTTTGGGAGATTATTTTGCAAGACTTCGTCATAATGCAGATATAAAGATGATAAGAAATGTTGAGTGA
- a CDS encoding diguanylate cyclase: MESLKCPELLLDSLENGHFVIDSNFIVSYWNRWLSINTQISSDEIVGKSLVDFYPDIDSRIFKRKINTALKLNSPTFYDSSSMFLSIVRDKVTKTDLSFMKQQVTISPYMVAENKVMVSVYDISNLYETKLWLKDEILKVNKLNQVLKDDKDIIDKNIMTIKTDIDGKITYVSSLFCKFFGYKKKELLGQKVGLLKSGEMPTFIYKELWETILSNKPWSGEIENKTRDGQSKWVQIRVTPIVSKNDELIEFNAVYQDVTNKKLLEELYITDPLTQLNNRRYFDEMMSAISKKQRKADMDFAILIADIDNFKVINDTYGHQVGDEVLKKVAQTLKSKLRDNDVIARWGGEEFVIMLKNIDLNEAQMIAQKLRMSIQECKINENINITISIGFTKYIVGEDTNATFKRADKALYKAKQRGRNKVVIEL; the protein is encoded by the coding sequence ATGGAAAGTTTAAAATGTCCAGAGTTGCTTTTAGACTCTCTTGAAAATGGTCACTTTGTTATAGACAGTAATTTTATAGTTTCATATTGGAATAGATGGTTAAGCATAAATACTCAAATTTCAAGTGATGAAATAGTTGGTAAAAGCCTAGTTGATTTTTATCCAGATATTGACAGTAGAATTTTTAAACGCAAAATAAACACAGCACTAAAGTTAAATTCGCCTACTTTTTATGACTCAAGTTCTATGTTTTTATCCATAGTTAGAGATAAGGTTACAAAAACAGACTTAAGTTTTATGAAACAGCAAGTTACAATCTCTCCATACATGGTTGCAGAAAATAAAGTAATGGTTTCTGTATATGATATTAGTAATCTATATGAAACAAAACTTTGGTTAAAAGATGAAATACTTAAAGTAAATAAGCTAAATCAAGTGCTTAAAGATGATAAAGATATTATTGATAAAAATATTATGACAATTAAGACTGATATAGATGGAAAAATCACATATGTAAGTAGTCTATTTTGTAAATTTTTTGGATATAAGAAAAAAGAGCTTTTAGGTCAAAAAGTTGGACTTCTTAAGAGTGGAGAAATGCCGACATTTATTTATAAAGAACTTTGGGAGACTATACTAAGTAACAAACCTTGGTCTGGAGAGATAGAAAATAAAACACGAGATGGGCAGAGTAAATGGGTTCAAATAAGAGTAACTCCTATAGTTTCAAAAAATGATGAATTGATAGAGTTTAATGCAGTTTATCAAGATGTAACAAATAAAAAACTTCTTGAAGAGTTGTATATAACCGACCCTCTTACACAGCTTAATAATCGTAGATATTTTGATGAAATGATGAGTGCTATTTCAAAAAAACAGAGAAAAGCAGATATGGACTTTGCCATTCTTATAGCAGATATAGATAATTTTAAAGTCATAAATGACACTTATGGGCATCAAGTTGGCGATGAAGTACTAAAAAAAGTAGCTCAAACTCTTAAAAGCAAACTCAGAGATAATGATGTTATAGCTAGATGGGGTGGAGAAGAGTTTGTGATAATGCTTAAAAACATTGACTTAAATGAAGCTCAAATGATAGCTCAAAAACTAAGAATGAGCATACAAGAGTGCAAAATTAATGAAAATATAAACATTACAATCTCTATAGGTTTTACAAAGTATATAGTAGGTGAAGATACAAACGCTACATTTAAAAGAGCAGATAAAGCTTTGTATAAAGCAAAACAAAGAGGTAGAAATAAGGTAGTTATAGAGCTATAA
- a CDS encoding chemotaxis protein CheC: MSATFNTDQIETLKEFMNISLGEATLHVAELLDAFGTMHIPKISIRNTSELQNIIVENLDNKLNYYVAKQLFAGKFGGECVFIVSDESAKNLGSYLYNQNECLKSDITDAVMELTNIVTSSIISRLTQELNIQVQFFAPSCSFNKISNAICKDEITTYSKIIVVSTEMEFKNQNISAHIFILTKNQAIVRLKELIDEKIKEMYS; this comes from the coding sequence TTGAGTGCAACATTTAACACAGACCAAATAGAAACTCTAAAAGAGTTTATGAATATATCACTCGGTGAAGCAACATTACATGTAGCAGAACTTTTAGATGCATTTGGCACGATGCATATTCCAAAAATATCTATAAGAAATACAAGTGAATTACAAAATATTATAGTTGAGAATTTAGATAATAAACTTAACTATTATGTTGCAAAGCAACTTTTTGCTGGTAAATTTGGCGGAGAGTGTGTTTTTATAGTAAGTGATGAATCGGCTAAAAACTTAGGTTCATATCTTTATAATCAAAATGAATGTTTAAAAAGTGACATTACAGATGCAGTTATGGAACTTACAAATATAGTCACATCTTCAATCATAAGTCGTTTAACTCAAGAATTAAATATTCAAGTCCAGTTTTTTGCTCCTTCTTGTAGCTTTAACAAAATTTCCAATGCAATATGCAAAGATGAAATTACAACTTACTCTAAGATAATTGTTGTTAGCACAGAGATGGAATTTAAAAATCAAAATATATCTGCACATATTTTTATACTTACAAAAAACCAAGCAATTGTTAGACTCAAAGAGTTAATAGACGAAAAAATAAAAGAAATGTACTCTTAA
- a CDS encoding response regulator — protein sequence MKILVVDDSKLARFLLMRTVEGVEPSAEFFEAQNGAIGLEMFKKEKPSVVFLDLTMPIMDGYEALEEIMKVDADAQVIVVSADIQPEARQRVLDLGAKNMCSKPINDEKMQNIFMNDLIV from the coding sequence TTGAAAATATTAGTCGTAGATGATTCCAAATTAGCAAGATTTTTGCTAATGAGAACAGTAGAAGGGGTTGAACCTTCAGCAGAATTTTTTGAAGCTCAAAATGGTGCAATTGGTTTAGAAATGTTTAAAAAAGAGAAACCAAGTGTAGTTTTTTTAGACCTTACTATGCCTATTATGGATGGTTATGAAGCTTTAGAAGAGATTATGAAAGTAGATGCAGATGCTCAAGTAATAGTCGTAAGTGCAGATATTCAGCCAGAAGCAAGACAGAGAGTTTTAGATCTTGGTGCTAAGAATATGTGTTCAAAACCAATCAATGATGAAAAAATGCAAAATATTTTTATGAATGATTTAATAGTATAA
- the gltX gene encoding glutamate--tRNA ligase has protein sequence MVVTRFAPSPTGYLHIGGLRTALFSYLWAKKNDGKFVLRIEDTDKARNSQEAADAILKAFDWLGLKHDGEITYQSQRDEIYAKYIKQLLDEGKAYRCYMSKEELTQLRETQMANKERTMYDGRYRDFDGTAPEGIQPVIRIKAPQSGEILVRDGVKGDVSFQAQDILDDFVIARADGAPTYNFVVAIDDHLMGINEVIRGDDHLSNTPKQIVIYEALGFDIPKFYHVPMIHNSEGKKLSKRDGATDVMAYKEMGYTPQSLLNFLVRLGWSHGDQEIFSMDEMIHLFNPKNINKSASIYNTEKLDWLNAHYIKNSSNDELAQLLTEYDLVLTSHDKREILLDAIKERAKTLKEMSGLIKEVLTTPTSYDEKALKKAFKEDSIDILNAFSEKLSASKNLHLPSDYHHLMQELVDEMQIGFGKIGQPLRVALLGKMSGPGLDVVMAVIGEKETALRIANAVNKNA, from the coding sequence ATGGTTGTTACTCGTTTTGCTCCTAGTCCTACTGGCTATCTTCACATTGGTGGTTTAAGAACCGCTCTTTTTTCTTATCTTTGGGCTAAAAAAAATGATGGTAAGTTTGTTCTTCGTATCGAAGATACTGATAAAGCAAGAAACTCTCAAGAGGCAGCAGATGCAATACTCAAAGCCTTTGATTGGTTAGGCTTAAAGCATGATGGTGAGATAACTTACCAATCACAACGCGATGAAATCTATGCAAAATATATAAAACAACTTTTAGATGAGGGTAAGGCTTATAGATGCTATATGTCAAAAGAGGAACTCACACAACTTCGTGAAACTCAAATGGCAAACAAAGAGCGTACTATGTATGATGGTCGTTACCGTGATTTTGATGGAACTGCACCTGAGGGCATCCAGCCTGTTATACGCATAAAAGCTCCTCAAAGTGGAGAGATTTTAGTTCGCGATGGAGTAAAAGGAGATGTTAGTTTTCAAGCACAAGATATCTTAGATGATTTTGTTATTGCAAGAGCTGATGGTGCACCAACTTACAACTTTGTTGTTGCAATAGATGATCATTTAATGGGTATAAATGAAGTTATTCGTGGAGATGATCATCTATCTAACACTCCAAAACAGATAGTTATTTATGAAGCTTTAGGATTTGATATTCCTAAATTTTATCATGTACCTATGATTCACAATTCTGAGGGTAAAAAACTAAGCAAACGAGATGGTGCTACAGATGTTATGGCATATAAAGAGATGGGTTACACTCCTCAATCTTTACTAAATTTTTTAGTTCGTTTAGGTTGGAGTCATGGGGATCAAGAGATATTTAGTATGGATGAAATGATTCATCTTTTTAATCCAAAAAATATAAACAAATCAGCATCTATCTACAACACCGAAAAACTTGACTGGCTAAATGCTCATTACATTAAAAACTCATCAAATGATGAGTTGGCTCAACTTCTAACAGAGTATGACTTGGTTTTAACTTCACACGACAAAAGAGAGATTTTACTAGATGCTATTAAAGAGCGCGCAAAAACTTTAAAAGAGATGTCAGGACTTATAAAAGAGGTACTTACAACACCTACTTCTTATGATGAAAAAGCTCTAAAAAAAGCTTTTAAAGAAGACTCTATTGATATTTTAAATGCTTTTAGTGAAAAACTTAGTGCATCTAAAAATCTTCATCTTCCAAGTGATTATCATCATCTAATGCAAGAACTTGTAGATGAGATGCAAATAGGTTTTGGTAAAATAGGTCAACCTCTTCGTGTAGCACTTTTAGGAAAAATGAGCGGACCAGGACTTGATGTAGTAATGGCTGTAATCGGAGAAAAAGAGACTGCCCTTAGAATTGCAAATGCTGTAAATAAAAACGCTTAA
- a CDS encoding ABC transporter ATP-binding protein, which yields MNNKPITLKTIYKLILEKKSALIYGQIITLFAILISIPIPLMLPIMVDEILLNKPAHIVKTIDFFLNGTTAFYYISIVTIVVILLRFIYYFFGVIITKIFTKISKHVTFEIRKRLIEHLEIASMNEYETLGSGAITSNLVTDVNTLDAFIITSVSKFATSVLTLVAVAIVMIAIDPILGILILIVQPLIMLMSKKMASITGELKKEENSAIEKFQDNIAETLDLYGQIKASNKEEYFFSEAISHAKEVQTTSNEYGYISSAYEKLSYTVFLVMFELIRASGLILVAYSDLSIGMMFAMFGYIWFIMTPVQDILSMQYSYASAKSALKRINKILTLKTEKSGTKKIEEKELNISINNLNFAYSNDKPILKNISLDIDVGSKIALIGASGSGKTTLAQVISGFYEKNSGSLKYNDIEVEDIDKSSLRKNIFLVLQMPILFNSTLRFNITMGDKSISDEKIYEALKTAQLIDMIDEMPDKLDTIVGRHGIRLSGGQRQRLSIARMIIANPSVVIFDESTSALDVHTEAKLQTSISPLLKDKTVITIAHRLSTVKNADSIYVLDAGNIVQKGTHEELEAQEGHYMEFLKRQLL from the coding sequence ATGAACAATAAACCAATAACTCTAAAAACTATATATAAGCTTATTTTAGAAAAAAAATCTGCTCTGATTTATGGGCAGATTATCACTCTCTTTGCCATACTTATAAGCATTCCTATACCTTTGATGTTGCCAATAATGGTAGATGAAATTCTCTTAAATAAACCTGCTCACATAGTAAAAACCATAGATTTTTTTCTTAATGGAACTACTGCTTTTTACTATATCAGCATTGTAACTATTGTAGTTATTTTACTACGTTTTATATACTATTTTTTTGGTGTAATTATCACTAAAATCTTTACTAAAATATCCAAGCACGTTACATTTGAGATAAGAAAACGACTTATAGAGCATCTAGAGATTGCATCTATGAACGAGTATGAAACTTTGGGTTCTGGTGCAATTACGTCAAACCTTGTAACAGATGTAAATACTTTAGATGCCTTTATCATCACAAGCGTTAGCAAGTTTGCAACTTCTGTTTTAACTCTTGTTGCAGTAGCTATTGTTATGATTGCTATTGACCCTATTTTAGGTATTTTGATACTAATAGTTCAACCACTTATAATGCTTATGAGTAAGAAAATGGCTTCGATTACAGGAGAGTTAAAAAAAGAAGAAAATAGTGCCATTGAAAAGTTTCAAGACAATATAGCCGAAACACTAGACCTTTACGGACAGATAAAAGCTTCCAACAAAGAAGAGTACTTTTTCTCAGAAGCTATCTCTCATGCAAAAGAGGTGCAAACAACTTCAAATGAGTATGGCTACATAAGTTCCGCTTATGAAAAACTCTCTTATACTGTATTTTTAGTAATGTTTGAACTCATACGTGCATCTGGACTGATTTTAGTTGCATATAGTGACCTTAGCATCGGAATGATGTTTGCAATGTTTGGCTATATATGGTTTATAATGACTCCTGTTCAAGATATACTCTCTATGCAATACAGCTACGCATCTGCAAAGAGTGCACTAAAGCGAATAAACAAAATTCTTACTCTAAAAACTGAAAAAAGTGGAACTAAAAAGATAGAAGAAAAAGAGTTAAATATCTCCATAAACAATCTAAATTTCGCATACTCAAACGATAAACCAATACTTAAAAACATCTCACTAGACATAGATGTAGGTTCTAAAATAGCACTTATTGGAGCTAGTGGAAGTGGGAAAACAACACTTGCACAAGTTATCTCAGGATTTTATGAAAAAAATAGTGGCTCATTAAAATATAATGATATAGAAGTAGAAGATATAGACAAAAGCTCACTAAGAAAAAATATATTTTTAGTTCTTCAGATGCCAATACTTTTTAACTCTACTCTTAGATTTAACATAACAATGGGAGATAAGTCTATAAGTGATGAAAAAATTTACGAGGCCTTAAAAACTGCTCAACTCATAGATATGATAGATGAGATGCCAGATAAACTAGATACTATTGTCGGTCGTCATGGCATCAGACTCTCAGGCGGACAGAGACAAAGACTTAGCATCGCAAGGATGATTATTGCAAATCCTAGCGTAGTTATATTTGATGAATCAACCTCAGCACTTGATGTTCACACCGAAGCAAAACTTCAAACAAGCATATCGCCACTATTAAAAGACAAAACAGTTATAACCATAGCACACAGACTAAGTACAGTTAAAAATGCAGATAGCATCTATGTCCTAGATGCAGGAAATATAGTTCAAAAAGGAACTCACGAAGAACTAGAAGCCCAAGAGGGACACTATATGGAATTTTTAAAAAGACAACTCTTATAA
- a CDS encoding MBL fold metallo-hydrolase has translation MNKVTSYGAAGTVTGSCHLVKLGSINILIDCGIFQGEGDVDNERNYHDFEFNPAEIDFLIITHAHLDHIGRVPKLIKDGFDGKIIATKATKDIAKIMLLDSARILKEEYKTIRRKARRTANEANIFEPLYTEEHVKELFFKKWITLEYFETFKLPKHITVTLANAGHIMGSAFVMLDYQEEDKTKRVVFSGDIGSQHRLILDPLDSTDKADTLFIESTYGDRKHKPLQESIDEFKNAIIKTLDRNGNVIIPSFALERTQEILWLLHEMDANGELPRCRVFLDSPLAIKATRLYNKNPIHLSDEVEFHALNEDDPFSFESLETTSTREESLTINKVKEKAIIIAGSGMCHGGRVMHHLKHRLWNKLNSIIFVGFQVEGTLGRKIIDGEEYVKIYGEDIVVKAQIHTINGFSAHGDQNDMIEWINNFKKLKKLYLIHGELDKMEIFADAIKDKLNQDATIMEYGVSVIL, from the coding sequence ATGAATAAAGTTACATCTTATGGAGCAGCAGGAACGGTTACAGGGTCTTGTCACTTAGTTAAACTCGGTTCTATAAATATACTCATTGATTGTGGAATATTTCAAGGTGAGGGGGATGTTGATAATGAAAGAAACTATCATGATTTTGAATTTAATCCAGCTGAAATTGACTTTCTTATAATTACCCATGCGCATCTAGATCACATAGGTAGAGTTCCTAAGCTTATAAAAGATGGATTTGATGGAAAAATCATTGCCACAAAAGCAACAAAAGATATAGCAAAAATAATGCTCTTAGATAGTGCTAGAATCTTAAAAGAAGAGTATAAAACCATAAGAAGAAAAGCTCGTAGAACTGCAAATGAAGCAAATATTTTTGAACCTCTTTATACTGAAGAGCATGTAAAAGAGTTGTTTTTTAAAAAGTGGATTACCCTAGAATACTTTGAGACATTCAAACTACCAAAGCACATCACAGTAACACTAGCAAATGCAGGTCATATTATGGGAAGTGCTTTTGTTATGTTAGATTATCAAGAAGAAGATAAAACAAAACGTGTAGTTTTTTCTGGAGATATCGGAAGTCAGCACAGACTTATACTTGATCCGCTAGATAGCACAGACAAAGCGGACACTCTCTTTATAGAATCAACTTATGGAGACAGAAAACACAAACCTCTTCAAGAGAGTATTGATGAGTTTAAAAATGCCATCATAAAAACATTGGATAGAAATGGAAATGTCATCATTCCATCTTTTGCATTAGAGCGTACTCAAGAGATACTATGGTTACTTCATGAGATGGACGCAAATGGAGAACTTCCAAGATGCAGAGTCTTTCTTGATAGTCCCTTGGCGATAAAAGCGACTAGATTATACAACAAAAACCCTATTCACCTTAGTGATGAAGTTGAATTTCATGCCTTAAATGAAGATGATCCATTTTCGTTTGAATCTTTAGAAACAACTTCTACAAGGGAAGAGTCTCTAACTATAAATAAGGTAAAAGAAAAAGCTATCATCATAGCTGGAAGTGGGATGTGTCATGGCGGTCGTGTTATGCATCATCTAAAACATCGTCTTTGGAATAAACTAAACAGCATTATATTTGTAGGTTTTCAAGTTGAGGGAACTTTAGGGCGTAAAATAATTGATGGTGAAGAGTATGTAAAAATTTATGGAGAAGACATAGTAGTAAAAGCTCAAATACACACTATAAACGGCTTTTCAGCTCATGGAGACCAAAACGATATGATAGAGTGGATAAACAACTTTAAAAAGTTAAAAAAACTATACCTCATTCACGGTGAGCTTGATAAAATGGAAATCTTTGCAGATGCAATAAAAGATAAACTAAATCAAGATGCCACAATAATGGAGTATGGAGTTAGTGTTATTTTGTAA
- a CDS encoding response regulator transcription factor has product MKILLLEDELMLSKSIQKYLLSCEYLVDVYDNGEDVLQIVEKQKYDFYILDINTPIVSGLECLKVISSLYPTTPKIIISAYDDIDNISSAFNIGCNDYLKKPFNLKELYIRINNLILVKNKMEEKESSVIDIGENYKFDKSINQLYYKDELQIFTKKEHALMLLLVENIGQIITDENIQSFIWDGNDVESSTIRSLVNRLRLKLKEDILENVRGFGYMMKKLN; this is encoded by the coding sequence ATGAAAATTTTACTTCTTGAAGATGAGTTGATGTTATCAAAGTCTATACAAAAGTATCTACTTTCATGTGAGTATCTAGTAGATGTTTATGATAATGGCGAAGATGTTTTACAAATAGTTGAAAAACAAAAGTATGACTTTTACATCTTAGATATTAATACACCTATTGTTAGTGGTTTGGAGTGTTTAAAAGTAATCTCAAGTTTATATCCAACAACACCAAAAATTATAATAAGTGCTTATGATGATATAGACAATATTTCTTCTGCTTTTAATATAGGATGCAATGATTATCTTAAAAAACCATTCAATCTTAAAGAGCTTTATATTCGTATAAATAATTTGATTTTAGTTAAGAACAAGATGGAAGAAAAAGAGAGTAGTGTTATTGATATAGGCGAAAACTACAAATTTGATAAAAGCATAAATCAACTCTACTACAAAGATGAACTTCAGATTTTTACAAAAAAAGAGCACGCTTTAATGCTTTTGTTAGTTGAAAATATAGGACAAATAATCACCGATGAAAATATCCAATCTTTTATATGGGATGGTAATGATGTTGAATCCTCAACTATCCGTTCACTTGTAAACAGACTTCGTTTAAAATTGAAAGAAGATATTTTAGAAAATGTTCGTGGTTTTGGCTATATGATGAAAAAGTTAAACTGA
- a CDS encoding hybrid sensor histidine kinase/response regulator, giving the protein MIKKIAALKELAKGKTVLLVEDDEAVMESLKTFLSKFFLEVHTQMNVEDALFTYKKLIQQGEPVMLVTDIQIGSKTGIELTYLIKKIVPKQKVIAISAYDDKKIFVDAIKCGVNRFILKPVDLDDMLNALIDLMQEIDYDLELEKNKKLLEDSKEYALKLLDEQKNFLKNAIHEINTPLAVIITNIDLLKMQGIDNESLDSIEAGARIIQNSYEDMTYLMQHNHIVYPRKNINLVNFIKSRIEYFKCIAKENELNISLIVGVPNLEDINFNESRLQRIIDNTLSNAIKYSYKSTTINVSIGLQNACVFFEIKNQGPMISQTQKIFERFYRETSDKGGLGLGLSIVHNICQEENINIDVKSSQHNVTSFRYIFSKEHKTEGM; this is encoded by the coding sequence TTGATAAAGAAAATAGCTGCTTTAAAAGAACTAGCAAAAGGTAAAACTGTTTTACTTGTTGAAGATGATGAAGCTGTAATGGAAAGCTTAAAAACATTTTTAAGTAAGTTTTTTCTTGAGGTTCATACACAAATGAACGTTGAAGATGCACTGTTTACATACAAAAAACTTATACAACAAGGTGAACCTGTTATGCTTGTAACAGATATTCAGATTGGTTCAAAAACTGGTATTGAGCTAACATACCTCATAAAAAAAATAGTCCCTAAGCAAAAAGTTATAGCAATATCTGCTTATGATGATAAAAAGATTTTTGTAGATGCTATAAAGTGTGGTGTAAATAGATTTATCTTAAAACCTGTAGATTTAGACGATATGTTAAATGCTTTGATAGATCTTATGCAAGAGATAGATTATGACTTGGAACTTGAAAAAAATAAAAAACTACTCGAAGATTCTAAAGAATATGCATTAAAACTACTAGATGAGCAAAAAAACTTTTTAAAAAATGCTATTCATGAGATAAACACTCCACTCGCTGTAATCATAACAAATATAGACCTACTCAAGATGCAAGGCATAGATAATGAGTCTTTGGACTCCATAGAAGCTGGAGCAAGAATCATACAAAATAGTTATGAAGATATGACCTATCTTATGCAACATAATCATATAGTGTATCCTCGTAAAAATATAAATTTAGTAAATTTTATAAAATCAAGAATTGAGTATTTTAAGTGTATAGCAAAAGAAAATGAGCTAAATATCTCTTTGATAGTTGGTGTCCCTAATCTTGAAGATATAAACTTTAATGAATCAAGATTACAACGTATTATTGATAACACTCTATCTAATGCTATCAAATATTCGTACAAATCAACAACAATCAATGTTTCAATAGGCTTGCAAAATGCTTGCGTCTTTTTTGAGATAAAAAACCAAGGTCCTATGATAAGTCAAACACAAAAGATATTTGAGCGTTTTTATAGAGAAACTTCTGATAAGGGTGGTTTAGGGCTTGGTTTAAGTATAGTCCACAACATTTGCCAAGAAGAAAATATAAACATAGATGTAAAATCTTCACAACACAATGTAACATCATTTAGATATATTTTTTCAAAAGAGCATAAAACAGAAGGTATGTAG